The stretch of DNA ttaaattaatttttttatcctttCACCACCACAtctcttgattttcttataATCTTATCTTTAAGtagctttttttcttaatatgtttaACAATATATGTGGACTCTATGTGCAACTCTTTTGGAAAAACTTTTTATGCATGAGCTGTATACAACAATGTATTGTATATAGCAGGAGAAAGATGGTAACAAATCTGGAATTactatacattttattaattttatatctataaaattttatacattgttttttaaataaatcttattttcaTTGCCAATAATTTTCATGATGACTTAGAAAGGCGACTGACTGATAATATAATCTTCtatcaatttttatgattaaagattagataaaataatcaGGTAACCAAGGTCCATTGTATCCTAGTTTTGTTTATAGTTTACATACAAAATGTACTCACAGCCAATGACGTTCGCCGtcggaagaaaacaaaatcattggGCAATATATAGTGTGAGACAACCCTCCTCCCTTGAGCTAGCTTTTGAGTGTAGAGTTATGTCCATTACTAAAATGGTATCAGAATCTAGATTCAAACTTCTCAAAAATGGGCTACCACCCGTAgttgcacaaacttcactctttAGATGTCCAATCTTGAGCGTGAGGGGGTGTGTTAGAGTTCCACAtcggaagaaaacaaaatccttgGAAAAGATATATAGTGTTAAGCAACTTCCTCCCTTAAACTAGTTTTTGGGTGTTGAATTAGGCCCATTACTAAAAAATACCTCAATTTCCTCCTTCGTAATCACTTTCTCCGACAGTAGTATTTTAGACAGATGGCGGTGTCAAGCTCCTTGTTGAGCAACATTGCGTTCATTTTTTGGTCTACAAAAAGCAGTCAAGCGATCATTGGAATGCCGCTAACGGCGCTCTCAAGAATTAAATTCCAGCCGCAATGAGTTAGAAACCCACCAACTGCTTGGTGGGCTAGGATCTCGACTTGTGGGACCCACAGAGAGACTACGAGGCTTCTCTCATGGGTCCGACTAACAAAACCTTCCTGTAAATAACCCGGGGTACCATCTCATATTTCATTACTATTAACCAAGAAGTTTGCGGTACAGGCTGAACCGTCCACTGGCGGTCAAACCACCCAAACAAACCATTGCTGACTCATTTCAAGCCGCCAAGCCAATTCGGTTAGCTGTttagtggagagagagagactgagagagcCGCCGCTTCCAAATGAGATATAATTAAAGTACCGACTCATCTGGTTGTTTGTTTAACCAATCTAAAACAGGGTGATTAGTTTTAGATTGATCAACCGGTCTGGACAAAGGACCAATTGGATAAACCGGTACACGAACAATCGGACCCAAGAGGTCCGGGTCTTGAAGAGATTTCAAAGTTTTGGTCATGATGGGTCAACTAAACGGGAGATATCCAGAGTTGGGAGGCTTATGACATCAACAAACGCATCACAGCCTGGTGGCTGGTGAGTTTAGGAATTGAAATTTAACGGAGGCTGCGTCGTCTTCAGGGACAAAAATGGTGACGTGGAAGCCATGAGATCCAGCTAAGCGTTTTTCGAGCTCAATCACCCGGATGATATGGCCCATTCCTGGGCTAGCGAACATGGCGGCATGTGGCTTCGTAGTCTTCATAGTCTCCAACTCTCGATTGATGAACGTtagcttcttttgttgttgttgtgtactCTCAGatagttgcaacttgcaagtgaGTTCAATATATAGAACCAAAACTctataaaatgtttgtttgtttattaaagGACTTATCTACCAAAccctatattattttgttgttttttttcacaTCATCTATAACTTAATTGTTTTATACCAACTAGAAAACTAAATATCAAAATGTCGGTGTAACTGTATCTCAGTCAATAGTAAAATGTTTGATGCATCGACTAGAATATAATAGGTAAGATTTATATACACTACACAAGCTAGATTCTATAGGCTATACTATGAATTATATACCATGTATTTGTGtattaatattatcattttttttttgaaactaaacCTAAAGTTCTATCTACATTGGAGATCTGGGTATTTCatcaatataatttgttttgtaaaaaaataaaatttttgttttgatttaataaacataaagttacattatatatttttaaaattattaaattaaatatacagatatatatatctatatctaaagttataatatttcttaaatGTGCTGANTCAGCTTATATATGATGACCACAAGAATATATTTTCGGTAAAGAAAGCAAATTGAAATGTCCAtgaaaagaagaatgagaatTGCATTGctttttcttaaaagaaaaatcctattacaacaagaaaaaacgaggacaaaaaaaaaacaacgaaagACATGATCATGGCTTGTAACAAGCCCTGAACATCTTAACGAAAGGACGCATCATCTTCACcagtattttcttcttcttctccttagaTTGTTCACCTTGCAACAATGCTCTTGACTCAGACTCAGAGGAGGGGTCTCCGAATCCTCATCGATATCACTGTCATAAGCATCCTCATCCGATAGTAGTAGTGTGTCAATACTATCATCTGAGGTCAAATTTGTTAACAGGCTTGTTAACAATTGCCTAATGTCCTTGAACTCAAGACGCGCATCCGAATCTTGTGCCCAACATAATTCAAGGATGGGGATCATTTCCTCTGGTGTATTCGCAAGACTTGGTCTCTCACCCTGTAAGGAAAGCAAATCCAGCATTTAAAATTCTTCACcctttttagattttataagttgATTTGTGACCTTACATGTTGTACAAGTGGGGGAACACAAATGTTAGGCACGTCAGGGAATGGCTCTACACCATTAAGCAGCTCCCAGAAAACTAGAGCAAAGCTGTAAACATCCACTTTATGATCATAGTGCTTTGGCTCCTCAACTCTCAGTGCCTCACGACTACTTACCTACggttacaaaaacagaaaaaatcaaTCATTTATATGTTTCGAAATAGAAAATTTAGCTCAAAAGAATCATTACCTCAGGAGCCATCCATTTACAAGTGCCAGCCTCACCGGTCATGCCATCTCTATTCTCTTCTCTAGCAATTCCAAAATCAGCCAATTTCACATGCTTGTGATCACCGGTTAACAACAAATTCGCTACACCAACCAACAcaccaaaatttcaaatttgtttctctATTCACAAGATTTTATGTATAAACTGGAGCATATTTACCTGGGTTTAAATCACGGTGAATGATGCCTTCTGAGTGCAAAAACTCCATGGCTCGAGAAATATCCAAAGCAAAGGTCAGTGCCTTCTTTAGATCTAGAGGTTTCGACTGAGAACTCCACATGAACCTCTGAAGAGTGCCGCCTTCCATGAGTTCGGTAACTATCGCCAGCTGCGGCACTATGCAAGCTCCAACAAACTATACCATCACCAAAAACCATGTTTAGTTTCTCACTATTATATTGATAAAACACCaatataactaattatttttt from Camelina sativa cultivar DH55 chromosome 9, Cs, whole genome shotgun sequence encodes:
- the LOC104715528 gene encoding serine/threonine-protein kinase STY17-like, whose protein sequence is MAFSNYPSYKKSNKKFNFSISRELLLNPNDVSVGEMIGEGNHSIVYKGLFRNRVPVAVKIMQPSVKSAVSIMDKKKFQNEVLLLSKMRHANIVKFVGACIVPQLAIVTELMEGGTLQRFMWSSQSKPLDLKKALTFALDISRAMEFLHSEGIIHRDLNPANLLLTGDHKHVKLADFGIAREENRDGMTGEAGTCKWMAPEVSSREALRVEEPKHYDHKVDVYSFALVFWELLNGVEPFPDVPNICVPPLVQHGERPSLANTPEEMIPILELCWAQDSDARLEFKDIRQLLTSLLTNLTSDDSIDTLLLSDEDAYDSDIDEDSETPPLSLSQEHCCKVNNLRRRRRKYW